In one Brassica oleracea var. oleracea cultivar TO1000 chromosome C9, BOL, whole genome shotgun sequence genomic region, the following are encoded:
- the LOC106317501 gene encoding GDSL esterase/lipase At5g55050-like, which yields MSKKKTPSLAIWLLYLGLLWFDSFPGLEAATGKLASIPGLYVFGDSLVDAGNNNYLPISIAKANYPRNGVDFPKKKATGRFSNGKNAADVIAEKFGLPLPPPYRSLKGALKVKKRESAALTGLNFASGGAGIFNSSDKKLGQSIPLSHQVDDWLSIHNEVTGKLRPAEAQVHLSKSLFIVVIGSNDLFDYYGSFKTREKNNPQQYTRSMADKLKEQLKRIHETGARKFLVVGVAQIGCIPGNRDTESNLHECDEEANRSCSLYNEALVKMLQQLKQELQNSMSYSYFDNFKSLQDINSNPARFGFTEVTSACCGSGKLNAASHCQPISKFCPDRTKHLFWDRFGHPTEAASRTFVDLMLSNDSQYSSPLTLTQLASS from the exons ATGTCGAAGAAGAAAACGCCCTCCCTCGCCATTTGGTTACTCTACCTCGGTTTACTTTGGTTCGATTCATTTCCCGGTTTAGAAGCAGCGACCGGAAAACTAGCATCGATACCAGGATTATACGTGTTTGGAGATTCATTGGTTGATGCCGGAAACAATAATTACTTACCAATTTCCATAGCCAAAGCTAATTATCCACGTAACGGCGTCGATTTTCCTAAAAAGAAAGCCACCGGAAGATTCTCTAACGGCAAAAATGCCGCCGATGTTATCG CTGAGAAATTTGGTTTGCCATTACCGCCGCCGTATCGCTCACTGAAAGGCGCATTAAAAGTCAAAAAGAGAGAATCAGCGGCCTTGACCGGTTTGAATTTTGCGTCAGGTGGAGCCGGGATCTTCAACAGTTCGGACAAAAAACTT GGACAATCTATTCCTTTGTCACACCAAGTGGACGATTGGTTATCTATTCATAACGAAGTGACGGGTAAGCTTAGACCAGCCGAAGCACAGGTTCATCTATCCAAATCTCTATTCATTGTGGTCATAGGCAGCAACGATCTTTTCGACTATTATGGATCGTTCAAAACGCGAGAAAAGAACAATCCTCAACAATATACCCGATCAATGGCTGATAAACTCAAAGAGCAATTGAAG AGAATTCACGAAACTGGAGCACGTAAATTCCTAGTAGTCGGAGTTGCACAGATTGGTTGCATACCGGGGAATAGAGACACGGAATCGAACCTCCACGAATGCGACGAAGAGGCAAACAGGTCGTGCTCTTTGTACAACGAAGCTCTAGTTAAGATGTTGCAACAACTCAAACAAGAATTGCAAAACTCAATGAGCTACTCTTACTTTGACAACTTCAAGTCGTTGCAGGACATTAACTCCAACCCTGCCCGTTTCG GTTTTACTGAGGTGACATCAGCGTGTTGTGGAAGTGGAAAATTAAACGCGGCTAGTCATTGTCAACCAATTTCGAAGTTTTGTCCAGACAGAACCAAACATCTCTTCTGGGATCGCTTCGGTCATCCCACGGAAGCTGCATCTCGAACCTTCGTAGACCTTATGCTATCTAATGATTCACAATACTCATCTCCTCTGACTCTCACTCAACTGGCCTCTTCATGA